One segment of Pirellulales bacterium DNA contains the following:
- a CDS encoding sulfate ABC transporter substrate-binding protein, whose protein sequence is MRFTSNAAVHLAACLAIVALSLTGCNNSAAGNSGASAPARSGKSFELLNVSYDPTRELWKQLNEQFIAQYKQQTGHDVTIKQSHGGSSSQARAVIDGLEADVVTLAMVTDTEAVQKSGLIAADWSTRLPNGSLPYSSTIVFVVRKDNPKGVKDWNDLIKPDVQVITPNPKTSGNGKLSFLGAWGSVRLRGGSDEDALKLVTELYKHVPVLDSGARAATTTFAQKNIGDVHLTWENEAHLEVHESNGALEIVYPPISILAEPRVAWVDKNVEHKGTAEVAKAYLEFLYTEDAQRTIGRNFYRPSKAEILAEFREQFPTLQMFSIKELASDWAEADKRFFAEGAVFDSIYTKP, encoded by the coding sequence ATGCGATTCACGTCGAATGCCGCCGTCCACCTCGCTGCTTGCCTGGCCATCGTGGCGTTGTCGTTGACAGGCTGTAACAACAGCGCCGCCGGGAATTCCGGCGCCAGCGCACCCGCCAGATCGGGCAAGTCGTTCGAGTTGCTCAACGTCTCGTACGATCCGACGCGTGAGCTGTGGAAACAGCTCAATGAGCAATTCATTGCTCAATACAAGCAGCAGACTGGCCACGACGTGACCATCAAGCAATCGCACGGCGGCTCGTCGAGCCAGGCCCGGGCGGTGATCGATGGCCTCGAGGCCGACGTCGTGACGCTGGCGATGGTGACCGACACCGAGGCCGTGCAAAAGTCCGGGCTGATTGCCGCCGACTGGAGCACGCGTCTGCCCAACGGCTCGCTGCCCTACAGTTCGACGATTGTGTTCGTCGTCCGCAAGGACAACCCCAAGGGAGTCAAGGACTGGAACGACCTGATCAAGCCCGACGTCCAGGTGATCACGCCCAACCCAAAGACCTCGGGCAACGGAAAGCTGAGCTTCCTGGGCGCCTGGGGCTCGGTCCGCCTGCGCGGCGGCTCGGACGAAGACGCCTTGAAACTCGTCACCGAGCTGTACAAGCACGTGCCGGTCCTCGATTCGGGTGCCCGGGCCGCGACGACGACCTTCGCCCAGAAGAACATCGGCGACGTGCATCTGACCTGGGAAAACGAGGCTCATCTCGAGGTCCACGAATCGAACGGTGCGTTGGAGATCGTCTATCCGCCGATCAGCATTCTGGCCGAGCCGCGCGTGGCCTGGGTCGACAAGAATGTCGAGCACAAAGGCACCGCGGAAGTCGCCAAGGCTTACCTCGAATTCCTCTACACGGAGGACGCCCAGCGCACGATCGGCCGCAATTTCTACCGCCCCTCGAAGGCGGAGATCCTGGCCGAGTTTCGCGAGCAGTTCCCCACGCTGCAGATGTTCTCGATCAAGGAGCTGGCCAGCGATTGGGCCGAGGCCGACAAGCGATTCTTCGCCGAAGGCGCCGTGTTCGACAGCATCTATACGAAGCCATAA
- a CDS encoding sigma-54 dependent transcriptional regulator, with protein sequence MDRFANLLLDVWREASRHAESGEAVTIAAPELFRQLPLDVLAVRRLDVERSILETVVTGLASRHAVPERSADLLAPAQLEGLLDWCQRGEVLHSGAEGADTLATLLAGGLRGDVLAGPLNDASGALGVLVCVATAPRKFSKRHSDLVALLLEPFSIWLANERRIRELRRDREAAEADRQALLARLGRTDLNEAIVGAESGLRPVMERIEQVARTDVPVLILGETGSGKEVVARAIHQRSRRADGPFLRVNCGAIPPELVDSELFGHERGSFTGASGLRKGWFERADGGTLFLDECGELPPAVQVRLLRVLQDGSFERVGGEQAMHVDVRIVAATHRHLEAMVTDGAFRQDLWYRLAVFPIHLPPLRDRLEDIPEMAAHFALKSARKLGFPPCLPSTADLNQLVTYNWPGNVRELAAVIERAAILGEGHRLEIAKALGNAPAAVPSRPDGSIFLDAAARVASASSETFPTLDEAMARHIEAALAKTGGRIEGPAGAAKLLGINPHTLRARMRKLKIDWAKHRSSLRHS encoded by the coding sequence ATGGACCGGTTCGCCAACCTGCTCTTAGACGTCTGGCGCGAGGCGTCGCGGCACGCCGAATCGGGCGAGGCGGTGACGATTGCCGCGCCCGAGTTGTTTCGCCAATTGCCGCTCGACGTGCTTGCGGTGCGCCGGCTCGACGTCGAACGCTCGATTCTCGAAACCGTCGTCACGGGACTGGCCAGCCGGCACGCGGTGCCTGAGCGTTCGGCCGACTTGCTCGCACCCGCGCAACTGGAAGGGCTGCTTGATTGGTGCCAACGCGGCGAAGTGCTGCACTCGGGCGCCGAAGGTGCGGACACGCTGGCGACGCTCCTGGCCGGCGGCTTGCGCGGCGACGTGCTTGCTGGTCCCTTGAACGACGCCTCGGGAGCGCTCGGAGTGCTCGTGTGTGTTGCCACGGCGCCGCGCAAATTCAGCAAGCGCCACAGCGACCTGGTCGCGCTGCTCCTCGAGCCGTTTTCGATCTGGCTGGCGAACGAACGACGGATTCGCGAGCTGCGCCGCGATCGCGAAGCTGCTGAGGCCGATCGACAGGCCTTGCTCGCACGCCTCGGCCGCACCGACCTCAACGAAGCCATCGTCGGCGCCGAGTCGGGCTTGCGCCCCGTCATGGAACGTATCGAGCAGGTCGCGCGGACCGATGTGCCTGTGCTGATCTTGGGCGAAACCGGGTCGGGCAAAGAGGTTGTGGCCCGGGCGATTCACCAGCGGTCGCGCCGCGCCGATGGTCCCTTCTTACGAGTTAACTGCGGCGCCATTCCCCCGGAGCTGGTCGACAGCGAGCTGTTCGGCCACGAGCGCGGCAGCTTTACCGGCGCCAGCGGATTGCGCAAAGGCTGGTTCGAACGCGCCGACGGCGGCACCTTGTTCCTCGACGAATGCGGCGAGCTGCCGCCGGCCGTCCAGGTGCGGCTGCTGAGGGTCCTGCAAGATGGTTCCTTCGAGCGTGTCGGTGGCGAGCAGGCGATGCACGTCGACGTCCGCATCGTAGCCGCGACTCACCGCCACCTCGAGGCGATGGTGACGGATGGCGCTTTTCGCCAGGACCTCTGGTACCGCCTGGCCGTCTTCCCGATTCATTTGCCCCCGCTGCGCGACCGACTCGAGGACATCCCCGAGATGGCCGCACATTTCGCGCTCAAGTCCGCCCGCAAATTGGGCTTCCCGCCTTGCCTGCCTTCGACGGCCGACCTGAATCAGTTGGTGACCTATAACTGGCCAGGCAATGTTCGCGAGCTGGCGGCGGTGATCGAGCGTGCGGCCATCTTGGGTGAAGGGCATCGACTCGAAATCGCCAAGGCGCTAGGCAACGCGCCTGCCGCCGTACCCAGTCGCCCTGACGGCAGCATTTTCCTCGACGCCGCGGCGCGGGTGGCCAGCGCGTCCTCCGAGACATTTCCGACGCTCGACGAGGCCATGGCGCGTCACATCGAGGCTGCCCTGGCCAAAACGGGCGGCCGCATCGAAGGGCCAGCCGGGGCGGCGAAACTGTTGGGCATCAACCCTCATACACTGCGTGCCCGCATGCGCAAACTTAAGATCGACTGGGCCAAGCACCGGTCGTCGCTACGGCATTCGTAG